The genomic interval ttagggggttatggTTTCCCCGCTGTCGGTTCTTacgaagaagagagggaagaggagggggaggtctGGGGATAGGAAGAGGGAGATGGgcgggggaagagggggaggcgaAGCGAGTaatgggagagaagggggaggtgggggaagaAGCTCCCACCGGCGCGACCCCTCCCAATGCACAACTGCCGGGGGCACCCACTGGGGGGTGGCAGGGGGGGGCAGAGGACGCTGGATCCCCGGTGCTATTTCCAACCGTTTTCTGGGTTGatgggatggaggaggatggtggTGAGCCCAGGGATCAGGAAACCCGGGAGCCGAACACCATTCCGGCATCCTGGGctggggagatggaggagagtggGGGGACGACACCTGAAGGGGGGTCGGAGGCACCGCTGGAGGAGATGGAGCAGGGGAGCATCAGGTGAGCCTCCTGTTTTGGTTTTTGAGTTTTGGGGAATATTATTGCGTGATGTGTAATATGTATTATGGCAGGGGTTATTTTTGTTACGGTAAATGTGAGGGGAATAAGGGAGGGGGTTAAGAGAAGGGCGGTTTTGGGTATTTAGAGGGGTGGGTTTTGATGTTTGTTTTATACAGGAGGTTCACCTAAGGGATAGTGGGGATGTTTTAAGGTTTAGGAGGGAGTGGGACAAGGGGGAGTCGGTGTGGGGCATAGGGGGGGTTCATTCATCAGGGGTGGGGATTCTGTGTGGGAATAGGGAGGTGAAGGTGGAGGGCACTTTTGTGGGTATGCAGGGTAGGGTACTGGGAGCGGATGTCACGATAAGGGAGAGTAGATACAGGGTTATTGTGGTGTACGGGCCACAGTTggcaacgggcaggaggggagaTGGTGGACTGCCTGGAGCCGCTGTGTGCTACAAATAGACACTTGGTGATAGGGGGGGATTTCAATGTAGAtatagggagggggagggatagtAGTGCAGGAGCCGTCGCCGGACTAATGGCAAGCCATGGTCTGGTGGATGGGGGCCTGCACACTGTTCCGGCGATGGCATGGCCAACATGGCGCAACTCTAGGGGGGTCGAGCGGAGGCTCGACTATATTTTCCTATCTAGGTCTCTGGGTCAGTTGTCTGGGCGCTTGTTGCCTGTGTTCTTTTCGGACCACGACGGGGTGCTCCTGCAGGTGGGGGCACCAGTCTGTCTCTTCGGTAGGGGGTACTGGAAGTTAGAACGGGAGGTGCTGGATGGGCAGGCTTTCGTCAACGCTTTTGtagatttttttagggggcttGAAGGCCTCCGGTCCATGTGTGAGGGGGTGTTAGAGTGGTGGGAAATAGTGAAGGTGAGGATGAGGGTTTTTATAATAGGACAGTggaagaggaaaaagagggaggaaaggagggaggtggATCATATCCAGAGGCTGCTAGAACTCGAGCTTGAGGCAGGCAACCTCGGCGGGTCGGCAGACTGGGAGAGATCCGCTGCCCTAAAGGCGCAGCTAAGGGAGGTGCATGAGCGGAAGGCTCGCGCTTTCTTGATGCGGTAGCGAGTGGTTTATAGAACACGGAAACATGTTGGCCGTGTTCTTTAAATCAGTAAGGGAAAGGCAGAGTAGGAAGGTAATGTATGGGGTTAGGGGAAGAAAGCGGTAGAgtagtgagagagatggaggagatggtCAAGGTGACCACGGAGCATTTCCGAGGTTTCTTTCAAGAGAGGGCAGTAGATGTAGAGCAGGGCAATGTGTTTTAGAACACCTGTCCGGCAAGTGCCGGAGGACATTAGAAAAGCAATGGAGGCTGAGATCTCCCTAGAAGAGGTTGAGAGCGCCTCAGGAGGATGGGAAAAGGGAAGGTGCCCGGGATGGATGGGCTGACGGCTGAGTTTTACCTCAAGTTTTGGGGTATACTTGGGCCAGTAGTCCTCGAAGTCTTGAAGGCCATCCTCGAGACAGGGGTCCCGGGGGATCGATGGCCGTAGGTGTGCTGTCACTTCTGTACAAGAAGGGGGACGCCACAGATCTCGGCAACTGGCGGCCGTTGACCATGCTGTGACTACAAGCTACTTGCCGAAGGTTCTAGCGGACCGGTTGCGCACAGCCCTTCCCTACGTCGTCCATGAGGATCAGACGTGTGGGATAGAGGGACGCTCTATTAGGTGGAACCTGAGTTTGATCAGGGACTCCATTGCTTGGGCAGAGGATAGAGGGCTGCCGCTAATGGTAGCAGCACTCGACCAGGCTAAAGCCTTTGATCGAGTGAATAGATCTTTTCTTTTCAGGGTGTTAGGCAGATTAGGTTTTGGGGAGAAGTATATAGGGTGGATCCGTGCTTTATATGTCGGAGCAGGGTGCCGGGTGAGCGTAAACGGTCACATGGGTGGCGTTTTTGACCTTGAGTCTGGGGTCAGGCAGGGGTGCCCGCTCTCGGCACTCCTCTTCGTTCTGTACATGGAGCTCTGGGGGCTGCCATTAGGGCAGACACAGGGGTGGAGGGCATGCTTATCCCTGGAAGCGGTGGGCTGCATGTTAAGATGACCCAGTACGCAGACGACACTTCCTTGTTGCTATGCAAGGACTCCGTGCCTGACTAGGTCCCTTGCCATCATAGGGGAATTCACCCGAGCGTCGGGAGCGGTCCTCAATCACGCTAAGTCATCCGTTAAGTATTTCGGAAGATGGCGTGGGAGGGACGGATGTGCCTGGGGGTTATCTCTCTGTAGTGGGGCCCTGAAGATTCTCGGGGGTCCTTTTTGAGACCTCTGGCTCAGCGACGCTGAACTGGAACAGATGCATCGCAGTGGTGCAGAGGAAGGTGGGGATGTGGAGGGCTAGGTCATTGTCTTTTATAGGCAAGGTCCTGGTCCTCAAGGTGGATGTGTTGCCATCACTATTGTATATGGCATACGTCTACCCATTGCCAGAGAGTCTGAGAGTGCCTCTAGTGAGGCTGGTGTTCCAGTTCATGTGGGGTGGCAGGCAAGAGTATGTCGCGAGGGTACGCATGCTCTGTCCCAtcggggagggaggtagggggtaCCACATTTCCCCCTCAAGCTGgattcaatttttgtttcatattTGTTGACTGAGCTGGCTCATCCGGTAATACACCCGTCTGGTTACCTCCCGCGGGTGTTCTTCTCTTACCAGGCGAGAAGCGTAATGGTGTGGACTAACACGGGTCCTCGGGCGGAACAGCTGCCGTGGCACTTTGGCTATGCGGCCAAGTGGCTGCGTGGTCACCCCGAGGTTGAAGTAGCCCGAGTAGGTTTAGATCACAGGCACCTGTACGAGGAGGTGAGACGGGGAGGGTGTCCCGGGCCGGTATTGGGTATCCCGGCTGTGGTTTGGGAAGGAGTGCAGGTGCGAGGTCTGGATAACAGGCTCAAGGACCTGAATTGGTTGAGCCTCCATAAGGGCTTGCCCGTACGTTCCATCTTGTACGGGCGTGGCTTGACTCGATCCCCCACCTGCCCAAGGCCAACTTGTGGCGGGGAGGAGACGGTGCGCCATGTTTTTTGGGACTGTGCTTTCGCCGGGGTAGTGTGGGCTAGGGCACAGGGTCTGATAGGCAGGGTGAGAGGGGATTTTGTGGTTACAtgggctagggtagagagaggggtagggagagcgAGGGGGACGGTTAGGGACAGGTTTCTGCTCTGGCTTCTCATAAGCCTCTTTAAACAGGGTTTGTGGGAGGCTAGGCAGAAATTGGAAAGGACAGGGGGAGAAGGGGGTGTGGAGGGGATagtgaggagggtggagagaaatttgagggggaggatgaagggagaggagaagaagtgGGGGCAGCATGCTGCtcgggagaggtggaaggggggtTTAGGATTAGTGTAGAGGGGGGTTTAGGTTTAGTATAGAGGGGTAGGGAGGAGGGTGTGTTTCTTGTGGCTGGGTAAAAAGGGGAGGGAAGGTGCTCCCCTGAGGTGTATCTAGTGTTATAGCTTGATTTTGTTTGGTTTCTCATAGTCCTATGTGGCGTAGCCGTATACATGATGTGATTTCTATGTTTATTTTCACGTAGTCCTAGTGGCTTAGCCGGTATACATGATGTGATTTCTATGTTTATTTTCTCGTAGTCCTAGGTGGCTCAGtggggtagagcatggcgttgtgTAGTGGGTTCGGAACCCGAAGCcgcccatatgtaaaatgtatgcaagcatgacggtaagtacagcgtctgctaaatggcatagggTAGTTTTTTCTTATTATGATGGGGTTTGTTGGTTGGTTAATAGTGATGGGGTGGTGgaaagaggagggtgagaggataCTGGTGTGAGAATGGTGTGGCGTGATGcaaatattgtattgtattgaaaTTGAATGATTTATGATGTATGGTTTTTGTACGTTTTTAATAAAAACCCTTAaatcagaaccaagcaaaccgctcgcaaatccaccggtGGCAAAGTCCCCAGGAAGCAGCTTGCCACTAAGGCTGCTCGCAAGAGTGCCCCGGCCACCGGCGGTGTGAAGAAGCCTCaccgttacaggcccggcaccgtggctctgagagagagccgtcgttaccagaagtccactgagctgctcatccgcaagctgcccttccagcgcctggtgtgagaaatcgcccaggacttcaagaccgacctgcgcttccagagctccgccgtgatggccctgcaggaggctagcgaggcttacctggtcggcctgttcgaggacaccaacctgtgcgccatccacgccaagcgggtgaccatcatgcccaaggacatccagctggcccgccgATTCGCGGAGAGCGCGCATAAATGAGGATGACCTGAACTCCAAAatccccaaaggctcttttaagagccacctccatatttccatcaaaaaagcacaattgttccatgtatacatGCACCTCTACGttacccaccatgtatgttgttcactaacacgtctaaaagctacgtattacCCCTtttcgttgcctgaagtctagcttcaatgtgtgtgtgtatgtatatatatatatatacaaccatATATACAACcgtctggcatcatccacttcctttggactatagtagcacagtaaaatgctttacaaaggagggggaaaagaaacgagtgataatataggccgaatagttacaagaattgtgttcagatgaataattgacactattagttgtgtgtcattaattgccttgaatgcagtccataagaaacattgcatgccaacttactttgaaagtcccatgttgcagtgctgctgagagactcatgcagaggcccaaactttacagtggagcacggagaccatcttgtggttaaatttgggtactgcacaccatggttatttgctctttagagagagcatataacagaggcgcgctttctgtgccactggcctcaatcaggtcggccAAACGCAGATAATAGCGCACCGCGCACCGGTGCTGAAGTCATTCATTCACTTGAACTCAACTAGCGAACACACCATGTCTGGAAGAGGCAAAGGCGGCAAGGGACTCGGAAAAGGAGGCGCCAAGCGTCACCGCAAAGTTCTCCGCGATAACATCCAGGGAATCACCAAACCCGCTATCCGCCGTCTGGCTCGCCGCGGCGGCGTGAAGCGTATTTCCGGTCTGATCTACGAGGAGACCCGCGGTGTCCTGAAGGTGTTCCTGGAGAACGTGATCCGTGACGCAGTCACCTACACCGAGCACGCCAAGAGGAAGACCGTTACCGCCATGGACGTGGTCTACGCTCTGAAACGTCAGGGACGCACCCTGTACGGTTTCGGCGGTTAAACGCACTCTCTTCGGAACCTCAACACCCCGActcgaacccaaaggctcttttaagagccacccacatccGCTTCAAAAGGGCCCATTCCATATAGTGTCTTTTTTTTTCAGTATGCTATTTAGTAGGAAAGTATGAGCCACTTCGAGTGGACAGGGAGTATTaagctccactcatagaactggagttacactccggtaactaatcgattCTAATGTCCCTTCCAGTTTTGTCGCACAGAGGGAGGCTTATATCTGACAGTGGCAAAGTGTAGTGACGTTATTTTGTGTCAAGCAAGAGTTTAACTGCCAtaaatgttattcatgtcattattATTTGTACAACTTGTATTTTGAATATTGATTTGGCTTGTATTTATGTGATAGGAACTATCTGTACATTCTATGTTGTGTTGGGACGCTTTTAGTGGTGACAAGTTCCAGACATCGCTGTAAAGTAGCGGCGGTAAAGTTTAGTACTCATTACATTAAATGTAGTACTCAAAGATAAGTTAAATTAACgacgtgtttatttacaagtattcTTGTTTCTAAGTGGACCCATTTCCCTCTCAGTTGTGTGCAGCCAGCGAGGTATGTTCATTATGTTAATTATTTGTCGCGCATATTTACGTGCAAGGTTTCTGTAACGTGAACGCCAACTTGTGTTTTGTGCAtgtgttgaaatgtatttaaacagTTCGACGGTGGATTGATGAATGTGGAGAATTTAGTAGAAGAATAAATCCATCAGTAACCAGAACAGCGGCGTCGTGTATTTCCTGGAGGGAGTGATAAATAGTGGCATTTGGACAACATAAAGCTACCACTAGTCGTTAGACGTTGCTCGAAAAGAGGTGGacagcgcgcgcacacacacacacacacacacacacaaacacacagtccaaAATGCGAGCCCTATGTCTGACGGTGCCAAAGTGGGCAATTCTATCACCAGCATTATTTGGCACAACAATCGTGCCATTTGGACAACTATCAAAGGCCCCCTTTTGAAACACACAATCCCCCATCGGTCATAGAGCATAggctatagagaggagggagggggtgaggaccCGCGCGCGCCCTCAATTGTCTTTGTTCGGGAAGCTAGCCTCTGAGCGGAAGGCTCTTTTGAGCACTAGAGCTCCACTGGGCAAATAGCAGGGGCGCCTACGAGCAAGCAGGGGAGTGTCCACTGCCGCTGACTTTGCTTAGCTTCCTCTTCATAACACGGGTAAGCGCCCTTCACGCCCTCATTCGTTTCTGAGAAGCAACGAGACGTCATCATGCCCGAACCAGCAAAGTCAGCgcccaagaagggctccaagaaAGCCGTCACCAAGACCGCAGGGAAGGGCGGCAAGAAGCGCAGAAAGTCCAGGAAGGAGAGTTACGCCATCTACGTGTACAAGGTCCTGAAGCAGGTCCACCCCGACACCGGCATCTCCTCCAAGGCCATGGGAATCATGAACTCGTTCGTGAACGACATCTTCGAGCGTATCGCCGGAGAGTCCTCTCGCCTGGCCCACTACAACAAGCGTTCTACCATCACCTCCAGGGAGATCCAGACCGCCGTGCGCCTGCTACTCCCCGGTGAACTTGCCAAACACGCCGTGTCCGAGGGCACCAAGGCCGTAACCAAGTACACCAGCTCCAAGTAAACAGCGCATTTGGACTGCTCTactaacccaaaggctcttttaagagccacccactctgtcagtaaaaagagcAATTCCATCGCCACCGAATGAATGCGCAGGTAGGCTGCGTTACATTGTAGGACCGCGGTTACATTGTATCAATGTTTAACGGGCGGCGCGCGCCGGCTCGGAGAGcggctacattgtatcatttccccCGCCCGTTTCAGCGTAGGGGTTTAGCGCGCcttttttgttgtctttgcacgctgaatagtaagccatgtttgtcggcctccattccaggtgaaggcaatgtaaaatggcaccctttgacaaagggtgtaaataaaaaaaagcagtCTGTTGGGTTTGATTGGAAAGAAATGCCTTTTGTCGTTTATTGAGCGGATAGTCATTTTGAGTCGACTTCCCTGAATCGGTAGGACACGGACGGGAGTGAATGGACGCTCCATCATTGGACTATACACTAATGATGTGAATGAGAACGATAATGGCAAGAataaaaagggggtgaataatcctgtctaggaagaataggagtaggccaaatatatatatatatatatatatgaacgtaGCCCTTTTGCCAACGGGTCATTTCGGTCCAGGTCGCATCATAcatatatagtcccctgtagctcagttggtagagcactgcgcttgtaacgccagggttgcgggttcgtttcccaaggggggccagtatgaaaatgtaggcacacacttaactgtaagtggctctggataagagcgtctgctacatgactcaaaATGTCCATTTAAAGTTTAGTACATTTGAGTCACATAGTGTATTTTCCTTCCTACTACCCTCATGAGGCAACAggataaatataataatataatatgccatttagcagacgcttttatccaaagcgacttacagtcatgcgtgcatacatttttgtgtatgggtggtcccggggatcgaacccactaccttggcgttacaagcgccgtgctctaccagctaagGCAGTTGCTTCCAcgtaagagagatagagagtgagtgagtgactgagagagagagagagagagacagacagagagagacagagagagacagagtgagtgagagagagagactctgagactgagagagagaaactatACAACATGGAAAATaaaaaagaggccgcaatcagccttctgacccacatgcacctgctgggattcttcaatgtgtgtgtgtgtgtatatatatatatacaaccatATATACAACcgtctggcatcatccacttcctttggactatagtagcacagtaaaatgctttacaaaggaggggggaaaagaaacgagtgataatataggccgaatagttacaagaattgtgttcagatgaataattgacactattagttgtgtgtcattagttgccttgaatgcagtccataagaaacattgcatgccaacttactttgaaagtcccatgttgcagtgctgctgagagactcatgcagaggcccaaactttacagtggagcacggaggccATCTTGTGGTTAAATTTGAGTACTGCACACCATGGTTATTTGCTCTttaggccagcgtttcccaaacgcggtcctggggtcccccAAGGGGTGCGTTTAGCAAATTGCGCGATCCGTTGTTTTTTTATCTATAATAGTCAAACTCCACCAAAACATTTGCTACCATCAGGAAGTACAAAGGCAGAATCGGCGCATGCGTTGCTGTATTCAGCACCGTTGTATGGACAGCGCTTGTGCTGCATCTCCACTCACGACACGGGTAATAGGGGAGGTCCAGCGGTGCTGAAATGGACAGGGCCTCTGCCCAGTTGCCAAGGGGTATTTCCCGTTTGGGGGACTTTTGACACGCTATAGGCACAGTTGAGTACACCCCTCATCCAATAGACCCCAGCAACTTCCTTTTGGATCCACGTTTAGGGTATAGGGATGCATTTGGGACATTCCTTACGTCTCTGACCTTGTCAATATCAGCATTTCGCTCTACTTACCGTGAAGTGACATCATAATagtagtacattacagtatacgTTTGCGTAAAAATAGTACCATTTAAAGGGAGCATGTCAGGTCAATTACTGACAAATGAGAACACATAATCCTCAGGGGTCATTTAGGGGCAAAACGCACCACTTTGTAGAAGGTTTTGTTTTGATTGAAGAGCAAGAAAAGTATTCTTTGCGCGCTGTCCCCCCTCTTTTCGAGCCAGTCACCGACTCGTGGTGGCTTTATGTTGTCCAAATGCTACTATTGCTTGACCCAAAATAACGTCACTACACTTTGCCACTGTCAGATATAGGCCTCCCTCTGTGCGCTAAAACTGGAAGGGACATTAGAGTCCTCTAATTAATACTCCCTGTCCACTCGAAGTGGCTCATACTTCCTACTAAATAGCatactgaaaaaaaaaaacactatatGGAATGGGCACTTTTGAAGCGgatgggtggctcttaaaagagcctttgggttgaAGTCGGGTGTTGAGGTTCCGAAGAGAGTGCGTTTAACCGCGAAACCGTACAGGGTGCGTCCCTGACGTTTCAGAGCGTAAACCACGTCCATGGCGGTAACGGTCTTCCTCTTGGCGTGCTCGGTGTAGGTGACTGCGTCACGGATCACGTTCTCCAGGAACACCTTCAGGACACCGCGGGTCTCTCGTAGATC from Coregonus clupeaformis isolate EN_2021a unplaced genomic scaffold, ASM2061545v1 scaf1246, whole genome shotgun sequence carries:
- the LOC123486512 gene encoding histone H4, yielding MSGRGKGGKGLGKGGAKRHRKVLRDNIQGITKPAIRRLARRGGVKRISGLIYEETRGVLKVFLENVIRDAVTYTEHAKRKTVTAMDVVYALKRQGRTLYGFGG
- the LOC121558351 gene encoding histone H2B translates to MPEPAKSAPKKGSKKAVTKTAGKGGKKRRKSRKESYAIYVYKVLKQVHPDTGISSKAMGIMNSFVNDIFERIAGESSRLAHYNKRSTITSREIQTAVRLLLPGELAKHAVSEGTKAVTKYTSSK